In Eupeodes corollae chromosome 3, idEupCoro1.1, whole genome shotgun sequence, a single genomic region encodes these proteins:
- the LOC129949357 gene encoding protein windpipe — MSQNKFNLFALLALVLVTLASTYDCPEDCQCSVINGAKPPHNYAKCSSLNGLMKSRNLPIHSIDLSGLALTRIPSHQLEKLRDLTAIDLSNNEIAEVGRLGPRVKNLNLRNNSITSGKLSKIPTHVQHLDLSHNDLTYLPLELRNLSNLRTIELNNNKINCSCETLEVRNWLQEQHVYTKSVVKCAYPSEVKGKPWLQVKQSQMCDREKASLGFDENEDDNELMMGDAPADDGSGDEEDDANEAELGKVFMPVDDKKPPTTESSNPKDEVEGSGDEHERHLAEEKEDGIFDNDDGSGSGMGPMLNIFKLNDDESQEGTPVTEDEIVPLVMKPVEGAESPEEKDSTEAAENGNDIQKASIMVPRDENEESKNTYVLLGVILLIVLGLILYVGIKRCKTNSRNRANDAENPRSTELLNMDKKNLGKPIQKNGMEHAPLITEKKKEEIVKPVNGNSRTVYEDEKDKKTHEPLLNGDSKPQNESNNNVLPPTTEEPSQPTIRQPEYTEPPYDPNHRIIPRYPPPKSPRASKQNYQNDDDPYLPSSPRMGRYSPVYSPETGKVKIKLTETPRPKTPMLVTRSKSNAGDIITTPVVRSRTSAAPEGEVGLHARTESPQTHTQENLQNHMKEQQQ, encoded by the coding sequence atgtcgcaaaacaaattcaatctaTTCGCACTATTGGCACTGGTCCTTGTGACCCTAGCCAGCACATATGACTGCCCCGAAGACTGCCAATGTTCTGTTATAAATGGTGCTAAACCACCGCACAACTATGCAAAATGCTCCAGTCTAAATGGTCTGATGAAGAGCAGAAATCTGCCAATACATTCCATTGATCTATCCGGACTCGCACTTACCCGAATACCATCGCATCAGCTCGAGAAGCTACGTGATCTAACCGCAATCGATCTGTCAAACAACGAAATTGCAGAAGTCGGACGTTTGGGACCACGTGttaagaatttgaatttaaggaaTAACAGTATAACGTCTGGAAAGTTGTCGAAAATTCCAACTCATGTCCAGCACTTGGATTTGTCCCACAACGATCTGACTTACCTACCATTGGAACTGCGCAATCTATCGAACCTTCGAACGATCGAACTGAACAATAATAAGATAAATTGCTCCTGCGAAACCTTAGAGGTAAGGAACTGGCTGCAGGAGCAACATGTCTACACCAAAAGTGTGGTCAAGTGTGCCTACCCCAGTGAGGTGAAGGGTAAACCCTGGCTGCAAGTCAAACAATCGCAGATGTGTGATCGGGAGAAGGCCAGTTTGGGGTTTGACGAAAACGAAGACGACAACGAATTGATGATGGGTGACGCTCCTGCGGATGATGGATCTGGCGACGAAGAGGACGATGCCAATGAAGCTGAACTGGGTAAGGTGTTTATGCCAGTTGATGATAAAAAGCCACCAACGACCGAATCATCTAATCCCAAGGATGAAGTTGAGGGTTCTGGCGATGAACATGAACGTCACTTGGCTGAAGAGAAAGAAGATGGAATTTTCGATAATGATGATGGTTCTGGTAGTGGAATGGGTCCCATGTTAAACATCTTCAAACTGAACGATGACGAATCCCAGGAAGGAACCCCCGTAACTGAAGATGAAATCGTGCCTCTTGTAATGAAACCAGTTGAAGGTGCTGAATCCCCCGAGGAAAAAGACTCAACTGAGGCCGCTGAGAATGGCAATGACATCCAAAAGGCAAGTATAATGGTGCCAAGAGATGAGAATGAAGAGTCCAAAAATACCTACGTGCTACTTGGAGTGATTTTGTTAATAGTTCTGGGATTGATCCTCTATGTTGGTATCAAACGTTGCAAGACAAACTCCAGGAACCGTGCCAATGACGCCGAAAATCCACGCTCCACCGAACTCTTGAACATGGACAAAAAGAATCTTGGTAAGCCCATTCAGAAGAATGGCATGGAACATGCTCCTCTGATAACCGAAAAGAAGAAGGAAGAAATAGTCAAACCAGTCAATGGCAACAGTCGGACAGTCTACGAAGACGAAAAGGACAAGAAGACTCATGAACCACTTCTAAACGGTGACAGCAAACCTCAAAATGAATCGAACAACAACGTTTTACCACCAACTACAGAAGAACCAAGCCAGCCAACAATTCGTCAACCAGAATACACCGAACCACCTTATGACCCCAACCATCGAATAATCCCCAGGTACCCTCCTCCAAAATCACCCAGGGCTTCGAAACAAAACTACCAAAACGATGACGATCCCTATCTGCCATCTTCACCAAGAATGGGCCGTTACAGCCCCGTGTATTCTCCAGAAACAGGCAAAGTTAAAATCAAGTTAACCGAGACGCCCAGGCCAAAGACCCCCATGCTCGTGACAAGGAGTAAATCTAATGCTGGCGATATTATCACAACACCAGTAGTAAGATCCAGAACTTCGGCAGCGCCTGAGGGCGAGGTAGGTCTACACGCGCGGACTGAATCACCCCAAACACACAcgcaagaaaacctacaaaaccatATGAAAGAACAACAGCAATAG